In Ovis canadensis isolate MfBH-ARS-UI-01 breed Bighorn chromosome 11, ARS-UI_OviCan_v2, whole genome shotgun sequence, the DNA window ttcctctgcccccagGTTTTCTCAGCACTGGGGACCAGGCTGCAAAAGGCAACTATGGGCTCCTAGACCAGATCCAGGCCCTACGCTGGCTCAGTGAGAACATAGCCCACTTTGGAGGGGACCCCGAACGCATCACCATCTTCGGATCTGGGGCAGGAGCCTCCTGTGTCAACCTCTTGATCCTCTCCCACCACTCGGAAGGTACAAGCCACCTCCCCAGCCTGTCCCTTCTGTCCCCTTCCCCAACCCCTGGCCCTACCAGgtcccccttcttctccctcgGGCTGATATAGCCCAGCCTAAAGCCTGCTTGTCCTGCCAGGGCTGTTCCAGAAGGCCATTGCCCAGAGTGGCACTGCCATTTCTAGCTGGTCTGTCAACTACCAGCCACTCAAATACACACGACTGCTGGCTGCCAAGGTGGGCTGTGACCGGGAGGACAGCGCCGAGGCTGTGGAGTGTCTGCGCCGGAAGCCCTCTCGGGAACTGGTGGACCAGGACGTGCAGCCTGCCCGGTATGGGGCTGGGTCCAGGCCTCCACTCTTCTTGCTGGGTCCAAGGAGGTTGAGGGTAGAAGGTGCCTGTGGGCCACAGGCTGTCTATTTAGCCAGGGGAGGTGGACTTCAGGCCCTTCCCATGGACCTACCTTCCCCTGGAAGCCTTTCTGAAGCAGAGGTGCCTAAACAGAGCCTGGATGCACCAGACCCCAGGAAGTGCTTCAGGGAGGACTTCCCAAGAGGCCAGGTGTCCTGAAAGGGCTCTGAAGGTTTTAACTAGGGGAAAGTGGTCTTCTGAGCAGAGGGCTCAGCAGGCTGTGGGTGGAGAGGAGGCCAGCCAACAGGTGATGTGACCTTGACCTCTTCTCCCCAGCTACCATATCGCCTTTGGGCCTGTGGTGGACGGTGATGTCGTCCCTGACGACCCTGAGATCCTCATGCAGCAGGGAGAATTCCTCAACTACGACATGCTCATTGGGGTCAACCAGGGAGAGGGCCTCAAGTTCGTGGAGGACTCAGCAGAGAGCGAGGATGGCGTGTCCGCCAGCGCCTTCGACTTCACGGTCTCCAACTTCGTGGACAACCTGTATGGCTACCCAGAGGGCAAGGATGTGCTACGGGAGACCATCAAGTTCATGTACACGGACTGGGCCGACCGGGACAACGGCGAGATGCGGCGCAAGACCCTGCTGGCGCTCTTTACTGACCACCAGTGGGTGGCGCCGGCTGTGGCCACCGCCAAGCTGCACGCTGACTACCAGTCCCCTGTCTACTTTTACACCTTCTACCACCACTGCCAGGCTGAGGGCCGGCCTGAGTGGGCGGATGCAGCGCACGGGGATGAGCTACCCTACGTCTTTGGTGTGCCTATGGTGGGCGCCACCGACCTCTTCCCCTGCAACTTCTCTAAGAATGACGTCATGCTCAGCGCCGTGGTCATGACCTACTGGACCAACTTCGCCAAGACTGGGTGAGGGCCAGAGGGGCTGGGTGGGGCACCCCTGCCAGtcagggcacacacacaccctccatcctcagccccttctctccctcttcatCACACTGCCATCATTCCTCCATCAAGGCGCTCTTACCTTCTCAACTCAGACACCTGCCGGACAGCTTCTCTGTGCGTGTTGGAGATTCAGAAATGTTGGACCGAGAGGTCCTTTCCGGCGGGTGGGCTCCACTTGATCGCTTTGGCTCTGTGTCTGTCTTTGCGTACCCATATACCACTCTCTTTCTCCTCTGGGTGCTCCCGTCTGTGTTTCTGAGTATGTGTATAAGAGTTTGTATCTCTCTCTCTATTGCTGTCTCTAGCTCTCTCTCCTGAAGTCCATTAATATCTTTGCTCTCTTTGATCTGCTTACTCTTTGCTCactgcttccccccacccccagctgcctcTCATGGGCTTTTGTCTCTCTGTTTCCATATGTCTCTATCTCATTCACTCTGCCTGTGTCACTGGCGGTCTGTCCGTCTGCCCTCTCTGTCCCTCTGGCGTCATCTCAGGCCGTCTCTCTGGCAGTCTGGCTTGATCCCTATTTGTCTGCCTATCTCCGTCTCTGGCAGTGTCTGTCTCTtcatgtctgtctctctctgcctctcttcctGTTTCCCCAGCTTTCTGCATCTCTGCCCATCCCACTCCCCATTGGTCCCACAGCCTCCTCCCCTTCTCATCAGGACCTCACCCTCACTCCTTTCCCTGCCCGCCTGTGTCCACAGCGACCCCAACCAGCCGGTGCCACAGGACACCAAGTTCATCCACACCAAGCCCAACCGCTTCGAGGAGGTGGTGTGGAGCAAGTTCAACAGCAAAGAGAAGCAGTACCTGCACATCGGTCTGAAGCCGCGCGTGCGCGACAACTACCGCGCCAACAAGGTGGCTTTCTGGCTGGAGCTCGTGCCGCACCTGCACAATCTGCACACGGAGCTCTTCACCACCACCACGCGCCTGCCGCCCTACGCCACGCGCTGGCCGCCGCGCCCGCCCCCCGGCGCCCCGGGCAcgcgccgcccgccgccccccgccaccCTGCCGCCCGAGCCCGAGCCCGAGCCGGGCCCCCGGGCCTACGACCGCTTCCCCGGGGACTCCCGAGACTACTCCACGGAGCTCAGCGTCACCGTGGCCGTGGGTGCCTCGCTCCTCTTCCTCAACATCCTCGCCTTCGCCGCCCTCTACTACAAGCGGGACCGGCGGCAGGAGCTGCGGTGCCGGCGGCTCAGTCCTCCCGGCGGCTCGGGCTCTGGGGTGCCCGGCGGGGGCCCCCTGCTCCCCGCTGCCGGCCGCGAGCTGCCACCCGAGGAGGAGCTGGTGTCACTTCAGCTGAAGAGGGGCGGGGGCGTTGGGGCGGACCCTGCAGAGGCCCTGCGCCCCGCCTGCCCACCCGACTACACTCTGGCCCTGCGCCGGGCGCCGGACGAC includes these proteins:
- the NLGN2 gene encoding neuroligin-2 isoform X2, which translates into the protein MWLLALCLVGLAGAQRGGGGPGGGAPGGPGLGLGGLGEERFPVVSTAYGRVRGVRRELNNEILGPVVQFLGVPYATPPLGARRFQPPEAPASWPGVRNATTLPPACPQNLHGALPAIMLPVWFTDNLEAAATYVQNQSEDCLYLNLYVPTEDGPLTKKRDEATLNPPDTDIRDSGKKPVMLFLHGGSYMEGTGNMFDGSVLAAYGNVIVATLNYRLGVLGFLSTGDQAAKGNYGLLDQIQALRWLSENIAHFGGDPERITIFGSGAGASCVNLLILSHHSEGLFQKAIAQSGTAISSWSVNYQPLKYTRLLAAKVGCDREDSAEAVECLRRKPSRELVDQDVQPARYHIAFGPVVDGDVVPDDPEILMQQGEFLNYDMLIGVNQGEGLKFVEDSAESEDGVSASAFDFTVSNFVDNLYGYPEGKDVLRETIKFMYTDWADRDNGEMRRKTLLALFTDHQWVAPAVATAKLHADYQSPVYFYTFYHHCQAEGRPEWADAAHGDELPYVFGVPMVGATDLFPCNFSKNDVMLSAVVMTYWTNFAKTGDPNQPVPQDTKFIHTKPNRFEEVVWSKFNSKEKQYLHIGLKPRVRDNYRANKVAFWLELVPHLHNLHTELFTTTTRLPPYATRWPPRPPPGAPGTRRPPPPATLPPEPEPEPGPRAYDRFPGDSRDYSTELSVTVAVGASLLFLNILAFAALYYKRDRRQELRCRRLSPPGGSGSGVPGGGPLLPAAGRELPPEEELVSLQLKRGGGVGADPAEALRPACPPDYTLALRRAPDDVPLLAPGALTLLPSGLGPPPPPPPPSLHPFGPFPPPPPTATSHNNTLPHPHSTTRV
- the NLGN2 gene encoding neuroligin-2 isoform X3, whose amino-acid sequence is MWLLALCLVGLAGAQRGGGGPGGGAPGGPGLGLGGLGEERFPVVSTAYGRVRGVRRELNNEILGPVVQFLGVPYATPPLGARRFQPPEAPASWPGVRNATTLPPACPQNLHGALPAIMLPVWFTDNLEAAATYVQNQSEDCLYLNLYVPTEDDIRDSGKKPVMLFLHGGSYMEGTGNMFDGSVLAAYGNVIVATLNYRLGVLGFLSTGDQAAKGNYGLLDQIQALRWLSENIAHFGGDPERITIFGSGAGASCVNLLILSHHSEGLFQKAIAQSGTAISSWSVNYQPLKYTRLLAAKVGCDREDSAEAVECLRRKPSRELVDQDVQPARYHIAFGPVVDGDVVPDDPEILMQQGEFLNYDMLIGVNQGEGLKFVEDSAESEDGVSASAFDFTVSNFVDNLYGYPEGKDVLRETIKFMYTDWADRDNGEMRRKTLLALFTDHQWVAPAVATAKLHADYQSPVYFYTFYHHCQAEGRPEWADAAHGDELPYVFGVPMVGATDLFPCNFSKNDVMLSAVVMTYWTNFAKTGDPNQPVPQDTKFIHTKPNRFEEVVWSKFNSKEKQYLHIGLKPRVRDNYRANKVAFWLELVPHLHNLHTELFTTTTRLPPYATRWPPRPPPGAPGTRRPPPPATLPPEPEPEPGPRAYDRFPGDSRDYSTELSVTVAVGASLLFLNILAFAALYYKRDRRQELRCRRLSPPGGSGSGVPGGGPLLPAAGRELPPEEELVSLQLKRGGGVGADPAEALRPACPPDYTLALRRAPDDVPLLAPGALTLLPSGLGPPPPPPPPSLHPFGPFPPPPPTATSHNNTLPHPHSTTRV
- the NLGN2 gene encoding neuroligin-2 isoform X4 translates to MLPVWFTDNLEAAATYVQNQSEDCLYLNLYVPTEDGPLTKKRDEATLNPPDTDIRDSGKKPVMLFLHGGSYMEGTGNMFDGSVLAAYGNVIVATLNYRLGVLGFLSTGDQAAKGNYGLLDQIQALRWLSENIAHFGGDPERITIFGSGAGASCVNLLILSHHSEGLFQKAIAQSGTAISSWSVNYQPLKYTRLLAAKVGCDREDSAEAVECLRRKPSRELVDQDVQPARYHIAFGPVVDGDVVPDDPEILMQQGEFLNYDMLIGVNQGEGLKFVEDSAESEDGVSASAFDFTVSNFVDNLYGYPEGKDVLRETIKFMYTDWADRDNGEMRRKTLLALFTDHQWVAPAVATAKLHADYQSPVYFYTFYHHCQAEGRPEWADAAHGDELPYVFGVPMVGATDLFPCNFSKNDVMLSAVVMTYWTNFAKTGDPNQPVPQDTKFIHTKPNRFEEVVWSKFNSKEKQYLHIGLKPRVRDNYRANKVAFWLELVPHLHNLHTELFTTTTRLPPYATRWPPRPPPGAPGTRRPPPPATLPPEPEPEPGPRAYDRFPGDSRDYSTELSVTVAVGASLLFLNILAFAALYYKRDRRQELRCRRLSPPGGSGSGVPGGGPLLPAAGRELPPEEELVSLQLKRGGGVGADPAEALRPACPPDYTLALRRAPDDVPLLAPGALTLLPSGLGPPPPPPPPSLHPFGPFPPPPPTATSHNNTLPHPHSTTRV
- the NLGN2 gene encoding neuroligin-2 isoform X1 — its product is MPRGQGDGRRGAIWSEFQVTNHLSLLFPHSHLSAPSNFPSLLAPLLCLFLSVRLSIPPPLRSGLPSPSPTSFPFPTPRPLHGEEQTPSLSSLTQVPPQPPPPSFPPPPPPSWGEGGLPPSPPLLSLSEGGGSRGGRGGPPISMWLLALCLVGLAGAQRGGGGPGGGAPGGPGLGLGGLGEERFPVVSTAYGRVRGVRRELNNEILGPVVQFLGVPYATPPLGARRFQPPEAPASWPGVRNATTLPPACPQNLHGALPAIMLPVWFTDNLEAAATYVQNQSEDCLYLNLYVPTEDGPLTKKRDEATLNPPDTDIRDSGKKPVMLFLHGGSYMEGTGNMFDGSVLAAYGNVIVATLNYRLGVLGFLSTGDQAAKGNYGLLDQIQALRWLSENIAHFGGDPERITIFGSGAGASCVNLLILSHHSEGLFQKAIAQSGTAISSWSVNYQPLKYTRLLAAKVGCDREDSAEAVECLRRKPSRELVDQDVQPARYHIAFGPVVDGDVVPDDPEILMQQGEFLNYDMLIGVNQGEGLKFVEDSAESEDGVSASAFDFTVSNFVDNLYGYPEGKDVLRETIKFMYTDWADRDNGEMRRKTLLALFTDHQWVAPAVATAKLHADYQSPVYFYTFYHHCQAEGRPEWADAAHGDELPYVFGVPMVGATDLFPCNFSKNDVMLSAVVMTYWTNFAKTGDPNQPVPQDTKFIHTKPNRFEEVVWSKFNSKEKQYLHIGLKPRVRDNYRANKVAFWLELVPHLHNLHTELFTTTTRLPPYATRWPPRPPPGAPGTRRPPPPATLPPEPEPEPGPRAYDRFPGDSRDYSTELSVTVAVGASLLFLNILAFAALYYKRDRRQELRCRRLSPPGGSGSGVPGGGPLLPAAGRELPPEEELVSLQLKRGGGVGADPAEALRPACPPDYTLALRRAPDDVPLLAPGALTLLPSGLGPPPPPPPPSLHPFGPFPPPPPTATSHNNTLPHPHSTTRV